The following are encoded together in the Prionailurus viverrinus isolate Anna chromosome B3, UM_Priviv_1.0, whole genome shotgun sequence genome:
- the LOC125168081 gene encoding LOW QUALITY PROTEIN: olfactory receptor 11H6-like (The sequence of the model RefSeq protein was modified relative to this genomic sequence to represent the inferred CDS: inserted 1 base in 1 codon) — MQSDVTLIKRKEENLFSLLWNIYVDTNWKSVICAVMWDHQLQTPMYILLANFSFLEIWFITSTVPNMLANFLSEANTISVSGCFLQSYFFFSLGTTETFFLSAMAFDKYLAIFRPLHYPTVMSVQHCIRTGAGCWVCGFLYFLLPIYLISQLPFCCSSKIDHFLCDIDILINLSHMPFPATEIICAIFNSVFIFPTFLFIASSYVLVNRTVLRVXFSTCGSHLAVVSLFYGSIMVVYVSPTADNLAEVIPCSIISEVRR; from the exons ATGCAGAGTGATGTAACCCTAATCAAG aggaaagaggaaaatcttTTCAGTCTTCTCTGGAATATATATGTTGACACTAACTGGAAATCTGTTATCTGTGCTGTGATGTGGGACCATCAACTACAAACTCCAATGTACATCCTGCTGGctaatttttccttcctggaGATCTGGTTTATCACCTCCACTGTCCCTAATATGCTAGCCAACTTTCTCTCTGAGGCCAACACCATTTCTGTCTCTGGCTGCTTCCTCCAATCCTACTTCTTCTTCTCCCTGGGCACCACTGAGACCTTCTTCTTGTCTGCCATGGCCTTTGACAAGTACCTTGCTATCTTCAGGCCCCTGCATTACCCCACTGTCATGTCAGTTCAGCACTGCATCAGAACAGGAGCTGGGTGCTGGGTATGTGGCTTCCTGTATTTCCTGTTGCCTATTTACCTGATCTCTCAGCTCCCATTTTGTTGTTCCAGTAAGATTGATCACTTCCTGTGTGACATAGATATCCTCATAAATCTGTCCCATATGCCATTTCCTGCCACTGAGATCATCTGTGCCATCTTTAACTCAGTCTTCATTTTCCCcacctttctttttattgccagCTCCTACGTCCTGGTGAATAGAACTGTGCTCAGGG CCTTCTCCACATGTGGCTCCCATCTGGCTGTGGTATCCCTGTTTTATGGCTCTATCATGGTTGTATATGTAAGTCCAACAGCAGACAATCTAGCTGAAGTAATTCCTTGCTCTATCATCTCTGAAGTAAGGAGATGA